The Puntigrus tetrazona isolate hp1 chromosome 16, ASM1883169v1, whole genome shotgun sequence genome includes a region encoding these proteins:
- the LOC122360779 gene encoding histone-lysine N-methyltransferase ASH1L-like isoform X8, which yields MDKKRQKTTPRLEKEEQNKRTEDRKKMRKTKGAEPEASSKNIASEVKKQQQPILEELTDTKSDQSDGNLRMKIGVGAKRTKKPPKSLENFICRPTIRISQRLAHGDGHSSCGGEVSSSEIRAAKQSHREIQKKDRNDCISPKASTRLSVPLPTSSKKVDATPVITASKKGSSKHLRKTDSKSLLASDGPSYAVQPQTDSKVPLSDRITSSTLLKQTYSPPAASSPPSSSQQNSSAQDSTQVLNAQKKKGEDIPTVEATTSSLSSNDMNIQTSQESSSNAENESESTLLPVACSENLVKQTLCLPKKTRIRESNVDKVLNAKEKEDGDSSCSKNMNYIVTNSRSKENGLLHQQSPSVKTPLLLTASDKSAESATPENSTCTPELQESRGRNKKHTESEFMDDTRNTTIESAQAVAVQSKDGSRAGHAIDKNKKRSRHGANQEEDVQCSSQPPGCAESQFNSSVPSDEPPSHSKQNIMSQRKQKAVQVTKMENLGEKMELLKTANVSSTACKKISQKSNLKKISSIKSSKAMSTQQIKSRQVGQPSKSKQLQNSSTQSENFSFEPPPKKRGRPKMVRMEETPQDTKSQKSSTKFPILEHVNVPDPENGLKLPKPAPKSLGQPKCSTSVQKKISKSLDSVSGKKSAEGKLKPSLSKARDAQISRKRNRLIMKTIITNINKMRVKKKDKVLTQFLSGQSQSNKSDFAQKDNEGDADCSVSDGTHSLSSLVTSFGGKLGPQINISKRGTIYIGKRRGRKPKAQRETSGQDSEQVLGQKSQQVLTESSNQLNSWSTSGEHSHSFDGQSPLRSSSYSFKNPDSPSPSPSSLRRKLPLGTREYDQHSAPKVTSSQKVKAVHEEKSKPPSSSQSAPCPSATSQLGSVRIQDHRTTHLGRSVLMEQERLKYKCHRKGHNCMSHDKIRRHKHKCKKKYLQLRAKRQDPAFLAEIEELVVRLSEIRIVHHISSRGCGDEAKSGRKSGKGKAHPHVLQCLPQNLHHPTMFQINFSGYYSPQSEFSRDSLHYVGMADFKRNNGCSPQPGEHIVTHCPVVHKLGFPLSGGSCYHPPYKMPLSTTSFGFGLYRGYPPSATIYPSSPFLPSYVHPYSKNPILSPSKFHKRKHKFLRRDSLLCGGKPQGTYTNVTSHSPSDWFSRNSWQREDNREQVRDKRFVDDGLREREGKEGLLGQSKLRKDHFRRGTPSNPPRSSSTPSKQADKHKTSPLSYIGPAHLRPVSKVRWAEHQQPWRWRESTQVEQGNRVLNQGAGSGYQEDDDEGDEDLPSPPLADRAGHHHTFLRNPNLASSSYSRVAAQRRIGEVRSASRNLMRPGSSLMNDCSAGGIRTSESFQIGGSLFSEHFSARPSFNERQERGGKEKRASISKTPFQTNDIRPFSSCTASKNSLSHLSDSKNTTQNKSKQKHVKKPLKKKAPRGQEVTGSEVKRRGRGRPRKNPTPCFSPPLPPTPLHHEATDSPPKRKKGERDDFTVLSEIESMAQHEKKKRRKERDETRSSEAQVDEGEDTGLSQEPSHSDACSPYQDPSVCVNSQSEKRSDVLAEKIYEWAGLYSNVYKSENPTDLSSPVHTDCLDYDPEEHEHGLLPAPIHVGKYLRLKRIDFQLPYDIYQLCAKEKRPKKSRKTPRKMAPPNGSVDVMSRTQTEDGSCKHQKLSVTHDCVSDSLNRNVSPRPNTEEIGKETSETENIENNLPNQPDPPKQQEKGNDAENIPSPLLMMPLSCEERSFVLEHGIFLVRNYEKMRDRQALLLREEVTEREEENKEDRGSCQKGDQKGDLEDTSTKSGSSGQTLAAPLLNLCSRKRNTTVASHRWVVT from the exons ATGGATAAGAAAAGGCAAAAGACAACACCTAGACTGGAGaaagaagaacaaaataaaaggaCAGAAGACAGGAAGAAGATGAGAAAAACCAAAGGGGCTGAACCAGAAGCTTCCTCAAAGAATATTGCCAGTGAAGTTaagaagcagcagcagcctaTTCTGGAGGAGTTAACAGATACAAAGTCTGACCAGTCAGATGGAAATTTGAGAATGAAAATAGGGGTTGGAGCGAAACGGACAAAGAAGCCCCCAAAGAGCCTTGAGAACTTCATATGCAGGCCCACAATCAGAATCTCTCAGAGGCTTGCACATGGAGATGGTCATAGTTCATGTGGAGGTGAAGTCTCCAGTTCTGAGATCAGAGCAGCCAAGCAGTCACATCGTGAGATTCAGAAAAAAGATAGGAACGATTGCATTTCTCCAAAAGCATCCACAAGGCTGAGTGTCCCACTTCCCACTTCATCCAAAAAGGTTGACGCTACACCAGTCATTACAGCCTCTAAAAAG GGTTCATCAAAGCACTTGAGGAAGACTGACTCAAAGTCATTATTAGCATCAGATGGACCTTCGTATGCAGTTCAACCACAGACAGATAGCAAAGTACCTCTTTCAGATAGGATAACCTCCTCTACTTTGCTAAAGCAGACGTATTCACCTCCAGCTGcttcttctcctccttcctCGTCACAACAGAACTCGAGTGCACAAGACAGCACCCAAgttttaaatgctcaaaaaaaGAAGGGTGAAGATATCCCAACTGTAGAAGCAACGACCTCCTCCCTCAGTTCAAATGATATGAATATTCAGACATCTCAGGAGTCTTCTTCcaatgctgaaaatgaaagtgaaagcaCATTACTTCCAGTAGCATGCAGTGAGAATTTAGTAAAGCAAACTCTCTGCCTTCCAAAAAAGACTAGAATTAGGGAAAGTAATGTTGACAaggttttaaatgcaaaagagaaagaagatgGTGATTCCTCATGTTCCAAAAACATGAATTACATTGTAACTAATAGCAGGAGTAAGGAAAATGGTTTATTGCATCAGCAAAGTCCCTCTGTCAAGACACCATTGCTTCTTACTGCTTCCGACAAATCTGCAGAATCAGCAACTCCCGAGAACAGCACTTGTACGCCAGAGTTACAGGAGAGTAGAGGAAGGAATAAGAAGCATACTGAAAGTGAATTCATGGATGACACCAGAAATACCACTATAGAATCTGCTCAAGCTGTTGCTGTCCAGTCAAAAGATGGCAGCAGGGCGGGGCATGCCATTGACAAGAATAAGAAAAGATCTAGGCACGGTGCAAACCAGGAAGAAGATGTGCAGTGCTCCTCTCAACCCCCTGGGTGTGCAGAATCTCAGTTTAACAGTTCTGTTCCAAGTGATGAGCCACCTTCACATTCCAAACAAAACATCATGTCACAGAGGAAACAAAAAGCTGTTCAGGTGACTAAGATGGAAAATCTGGGCGAGAAGATGGAGCTGTTGAAGACTGCTAATGTTAGCTCTACTGCCTGTAAAAAGATTTCACAAAAAtcaaaccttaaaaaaatttcttccattaAGTCGTCAAAGGCTATGTCAACACAGCAGATTAAATCAAGACAAGTTGGACAACCTTCTAAATCTAAACAACTGCAAAATTCATCAACTCAATCAGAAAACTTTTCCTTTGAGCCCCCTCCTAAAAAAAGGGGTCGTCCAAAAATGGTCAGGATGGAAGAGACTCCTCAAGATACTAAGTCTCAGAAGTCTTCTACTAAATTCCCTATACTTGAACATGTAAATGTCCCTGATCCAGAGAATGGCCTGAAACTCCCAAAGCCAGCTCCCAAATCACTAGGTCAACCCAAATGTTCCACCTCTgtccagaaaaaaatatctaaatcatTAGACTCAGTATCAGGGAAGAAGAGTGCTGAAGGAAAACTCAAACCCTCCTTGTCTAAGGCTAGAGATGCTCAGATCAGCCGCAAACGAAACAGGTTGATAATGAAGACAATAATCACAAATATCAATAAGATGAGAGTAAAAAAGAAGGATAAGGTACTCACACAGTTCCTTTCAGGGCAAAGCCAAAGTAACAAATCAGATTTTGCTCAGAAAGACAATGAGGGTGATGCAGATTGTTCAGTTTCAGATGGAACGCATTCTTTATCCTCACTTGTTACTTCTTTTGGGGGAAAACTTGGTCCACAGATTAACATCAGCAAACGTGGGACTATCTACATAGGAAAAAGGAGAGGTCGTAAACCTAAAGCTCAAAGAGAAACTTCTGGTCAAGACTCAGAACAAGTTCTGGGTCAAAAGTCTCAGCAAGTCTTGACAGAGTCTTCTAATCAGTTAAACTCCTGGTCCACATCTGGTGAACATAGTCATTCATTTGATGGCCAGTCTCCTTTGCGCAGCTCTtcctattcatttaaaaatcctGATTCCCCTTCACCCAGTCCTAGTTCTTTACGAAGAAAGCTTCCTCTCGGCACTCGTGAATATGATCAACATTCTGCTCCAAAGGTAACCAGTTCCCAAAAGGTTAAAGCAGTGCACGAAGAGAAATCAAAACCTCCTTCCTCCTCACAATCTGCACCATGCCCTTCAGCCACATCCCAGTTAGGCTCTGTAAGGATTCAAGACCACAGAACTACACACCTTGGGCGATCAGTATTGATGGAGCAAGAAAGACTCAAATACAAGTGCCATAGAAAAGGTCATAATTGCATGAGTCATGATAAGATTAGGAgacataaacacaaatgtaaaaagaagTATCTTCAACTTAGGGCCAAAAGGCAAGACCCAGCCTTCCTGGCAGAAATTGAGGAGTTAGTGGTCAGACTTAGTGAGATTCGTATTGTACATCATATCTCATCACGAGGGTGTGGGGATGAAGCTAAATCTGGGAGGAAGAGTGGAAAAGGGAAAGCTCATCCTCATGTTCTTCAGTGTCTACCACAAAACCTTCATCATCCAACCATGTTTCAAATCAACTTCAGTGGTTACTACTCCCCTCAGTCAGAATTTTCTCGTGACTCTCTGCATTATGTCGGAATGGCAGATTTTAAGAGGAACAATGGATGTTCACCTCAACCAGGTGAACATATTGTCACACATTGCCCTGTAGTGCACAAACTTGGCTTCCCGCTGTCAGGAGGCAGTTGTTACCATCCACCATACAAAATGCCACTCTCTACCACTTCGTTTGGTTTTGGACTTTATAGAGGATACCCTCCGTCTGCAACTATATACCCTTCGTCACCCTTTTTACCCTCTTATGTGCACCCCTACTCCAAAAATCCCATTTTAAGCCCATCAAAGTTCCATAAAAGGAAGCACAAGTTTCTGAGACGTGACTCTCTACTTTGTGGCGGGAAACCACAGGGGACGTACACTAATGTAACATCTCATTCCCCTAGTGACTGGTTCAGTAGAAATAGCTGGCAAAGAGAAGACAACAGAGAGCAGGTTAGAGATAAAAGGTTTGTGGATGATGGGcttagagaaagagaaggaaaagaagGTTTGCTAGGACAAAGTAAGCTCAGAAAAGACCATTTCAGAAGGGGTACGCCCTCAAATCCCCCCCGCTCTTCCTCAACACCCTCAAAACaagcagacaaacacaaaacttcACCACTTTCATATATAGGACCTGCACATCTGAGGCCGGTATCAAAAGTTAGATGGGCAGAGCATCAGCAGCCATGGAGGTGGAGAGAAAGCACTCAGGTAGAGCAGGGGAACAGGGTTTTAAACCAAGGAGCTGGATCAGGGTACCAAGAGGACGACGATGAAGGTGATGAAGACCTACCATCACCTCCCCTAGCAGACAGAGCTGGCCACCATCACACTTTCCTGAGGAACCCCAACCTTGCTAGTAGTTCGTACAGTCGAGTGGCAGCTCAAAGGAGGATTGGTGAAGTTCGGTCTGCTTCAAGAAACTTAATGAGACCTGGAAGCTCATTGATGAATGATTGCTCAGCTGGAGGCATAAGAACATCAG AGAGCTTCCAGATTGGCGGTTCACTCTTCTCTGAGCACTTCTCCGCCAGACCCTCTTTTAATGAACGtcaagagagaggaggaaaagagaaaagagccAGCATCAGCAAAACACCCTTTCAGACCAACGATATCAGGCCTTTTTCCTCTTGTACCGCCTCCAAAAACAGCCTTTCTCATTTAAGCGATTCTAAAAATACGACGCAGAACAAAAGTAAACAGAAACATGTCAAAAAGCCTCTTAAGAAAAAGGCTCCCAGAGGTCAAGAGGTCACAGGAAGTGAGGTGAAGAGAAGAGGACGAGGTCGACCGAGAAAAAACCCCACACCATGTTTTTCTCCACCTTTACCTCCCACACCTTTGCATCATGAAGCCACAGATTCTCCTCCCAAACGTAAAAAAGGTGAAAGAGATGACTTCACAGTACTCAGTGAGATTGAATCCATGGCTCAacatgagaaaaagaaaagacggaaagaaagagatgaaacGCGGAGCAGTGAAGCGCAGGTAGATGAAGGAGAAGACACAGGTCTGAGCCAAGAGCCTTCACACAGCGACGCATGCTCACCTTACCAGGATCCATCAGTGTGTgtaaacagccaatcagagaagaGGTCAGACGTGCTAGCTGAAAAGATATATGAGTGGGCGGGGCTTTACTCAAATGTGTATAAAAGCGAGAA CCCCACAGATCTGTCCTCTCCGGTACACACAGACTGTCTTGACTATGATCCTGAAGAACATGAGCATGGTCTACTTCCTGCACCTATACACGTAG gaaaGTATCTGAGGCTGAAACGGATTGACTTTCAGTTGCCCTATGACATATATCAACTGTGTGCAAAGGAAAAG CGTCCAAAAAAGTCACGAAAAACCCCAAGAAAGATGGCCCCACCCA ATGGATCTGTTGATGTAATGTCTCGCACTCAGACCGAAGACGGTTCCTGTAAACATCAGAAGCTCAGTGTGACTCATGACTGCGTTTCTGACAGCCTTAATag GAATGTCAGTCCTAGACCTAATACAGAAGAGATTGGAAAAGAAACGAGTGAAActgaaaacattgaaaataatctTCCCAATCAACCCGACCCTCCAAAACAGCAG GAGAAaggcaatgatgctgaaaatatccCCTCCCCTCTCCTGATGATGCCCTTGTCTTGTGAGGAGAG GAGCTTCGTCTTGGAGCATGGCATTTTTCTGGTGAGAAACTATGAGAaaatgagagacagacaggcatTGCTCCTGAGAGAGGAGGTGACAGAGCGAGAGGAAGAAAACAAAGAAGATAGAGGGAGCTGCCAGAAGGGGGATCAGAAAGGGGATCTCGAAGACACCAGCACTAAGTCAG
- the LOC122360779 gene encoding histone-lysine N-methyltransferase ASH1L-like isoform X6 translates to MDKKRQKTTPRLEKEEQNKRTEDRKKMRKTKGAEPEASSKNIASEVKKQQQPILEELTDTKSDQSDGNLRMKIGVGAKRTKKPPKSLENFICRPTIRISQRLAHGDGHSSCGGEVSSSEIRAAKQSHREIQKKDRNDCISPKASTRLSVPLPTSSKKVDATPVITASKKGSSKHLRKTDSKSLLASDGPSYAVQPQTDSKVPLSDRITSSTLLKQTYSPPAASSPPSSSQQNSSAQDSTQVLNAQKKKGEDIPTVEATTSSLSSNDMNIQTSQESSSNAENESESTLLPVACSENLVKQTLCLPKKTRIRESNVDKVLNAKEKEDGDSSCSKNMNYIVTNSRSKENGLLHQQSPSVKTPLLLTASDKSAESATPENSTCTPELQESRGRNKKHTESEFMDDTRNTTIESAQAVAVQSKDGSRAGHAIDKNKKRSRHGANQEEDVQCSSQPPGCAESQFNSSVPSDEPPSHSKQNIMSQRKQKAVQVTKMENLGEKMELLKTANVSSTACKKISQKSNLKKISSIKSSKAMSTQQIKSRQVGQPSKSKQLQNSSTQSENFSFEPPPKKRGRPKMVRMEETPQDTKSQKSSTKFPILEHVNVPDPENGLKLPKPAPKSLGQPKCSTSVQKKISKSLDSVSGKKSAEGKLKPSLSKARDAQISRKRNRLIMKTIITNINKMRVKKKDKVLTQFLSGQSQSNKSDFAQKDNEGDADCSVSDGTHSLSSLVTSFGGKLGPQINISKRGTIYIGKRRGRKPKAQRETSGQDSEQVLGQKSQQVLTESSNQLNSWSTSGEHSHSFDGQSPLRSSSYSFKNPDSPSPSPSSLRRKLPLGTREYDQHSAPKVTSSQKVKAVHEEKSKPPSSSQSAPCPSATSQLGSVRIQDHRTTHLGRSVLMEQERLKYKCHRKGHNCMSHDKIRRHKHKCKKKYLQLRAKRQDPAFLAEIEELVVRLSEIRIVHHISSRGCGDEAKSGRKSGKGKAHPHVLQCLPQNLHHPTMFQINFSGYYSPQSEFSRDSLHYVGMADFKRNNGCSPQPGEHIVTHCPVVHKLGFPLSGGSCYHPPYKMPLSTTSFGFGLYRGYPPSATIYPSSPFLPSYVHPYSKNPILSPSKFHKRKHKFLRRDSLLCGGKPQGTYTNVTSHSPSDWFSRNSWQREDNREQVRDKRFVDDGLREREGKEGLLGQSKLRKDHFRRGTPSNPPRSSSTPSKQADKHKTSPLSYIGPAHLRPVSKVRWAEHQQPWRWRESTQVEQGNRVLNQGAGSGYQEDDDEGDEDLPSPPLADRAGHHHTFLRNPNLASSSYSRVAAQRRIGEVRSASRNLMRPGSSLMNDCSAGGIRTSESFQIGGSLFSEHFSARPSFNERQERGGKEKRASISKTPFQTNDIRPFSSCTASKNSLSHLSDSKNTTQNKSKQKHVKKPLKKKAPRGQEVTGSEVKRRGRGRPRKNPTPCFSPPLPPTPLHHEATDSPPKRKKGERDDFTVLSEIESMAQHEKKKRRKERDETRSSEAQVDEGEDTGLSQEPSHSDACSPYQDPSVCVNSQSEKRSDVLAEKIYEWAGLYSNVYKSENPTDLSSPVHTDCLDYDPEEHEHGLLPAPIHVGKYLRLKRIDFQLPYDIYQLCAKEKRPKKSRKTPRKMAPPNGSVDVMSRTQTEDGSCKHQKLSVTHDCVSDSLNRNVSPRPNTEEIGKETSETENIENNLPNQPDPPKQQEKGNDAENIPSPLLMMPLSCEERSFVLEHGIFLVRNYEKMRDRQALLLREEVTEREEENKEDRGSCQKGDQKGDLEDTSTKVIWTNPRRSSAEPVLQKEKYYGCESSVGRDVRQLREVYHSAHQEASTGSFL, encoded by the exons ATGGATAAGAAAAGGCAAAAGACAACACCTAGACTGGAGaaagaagaacaaaataaaaggaCAGAAGACAGGAAGAAGATGAGAAAAACCAAAGGGGCTGAACCAGAAGCTTCCTCAAAGAATATTGCCAGTGAAGTTaagaagcagcagcagcctaTTCTGGAGGAGTTAACAGATACAAAGTCTGACCAGTCAGATGGAAATTTGAGAATGAAAATAGGGGTTGGAGCGAAACGGACAAAGAAGCCCCCAAAGAGCCTTGAGAACTTCATATGCAGGCCCACAATCAGAATCTCTCAGAGGCTTGCACATGGAGATGGTCATAGTTCATGTGGAGGTGAAGTCTCCAGTTCTGAGATCAGAGCAGCCAAGCAGTCACATCGTGAGATTCAGAAAAAAGATAGGAACGATTGCATTTCTCCAAAAGCATCCACAAGGCTGAGTGTCCCACTTCCCACTTCATCCAAAAAGGTTGACGCTACACCAGTCATTACAGCCTCTAAAAAG GGTTCATCAAAGCACTTGAGGAAGACTGACTCAAAGTCATTATTAGCATCAGATGGACCTTCGTATGCAGTTCAACCACAGACAGATAGCAAAGTACCTCTTTCAGATAGGATAACCTCCTCTACTTTGCTAAAGCAGACGTATTCACCTCCAGCTGcttcttctcctccttcctCGTCACAACAGAACTCGAGTGCACAAGACAGCACCCAAgttttaaatgctcaaaaaaaGAAGGGTGAAGATATCCCAACTGTAGAAGCAACGACCTCCTCCCTCAGTTCAAATGATATGAATATTCAGACATCTCAGGAGTCTTCTTCcaatgctgaaaatgaaagtgaaagcaCATTACTTCCAGTAGCATGCAGTGAGAATTTAGTAAAGCAAACTCTCTGCCTTCCAAAAAAGACTAGAATTAGGGAAAGTAATGTTGACAaggttttaaatgcaaaagagaaagaagatgGTGATTCCTCATGTTCCAAAAACATGAATTACATTGTAACTAATAGCAGGAGTAAGGAAAATGGTTTATTGCATCAGCAAAGTCCCTCTGTCAAGACACCATTGCTTCTTACTGCTTCCGACAAATCTGCAGAATCAGCAACTCCCGAGAACAGCACTTGTACGCCAGAGTTACAGGAGAGTAGAGGAAGGAATAAGAAGCATACTGAAAGTGAATTCATGGATGACACCAGAAATACCACTATAGAATCTGCTCAAGCTGTTGCTGTCCAGTCAAAAGATGGCAGCAGGGCGGGGCATGCCATTGACAAGAATAAGAAAAGATCTAGGCACGGTGCAAACCAGGAAGAAGATGTGCAGTGCTCCTCTCAACCCCCTGGGTGTGCAGAATCTCAGTTTAACAGTTCTGTTCCAAGTGATGAGCCACCTTCACATTCCAAACAAAACATCATGTCACAGAGGAAACAAAAAGCTGTTCAGGTGACTAAGATGGAAAATCTGGGCGAGAAGATGGAGCTGTTGAAGACTGCTAATGTTAGCTCTACTGCCTGTAAAAAGATTTCACAAAAAtcaaaccttaaaaaaatttcttccattaAGTCGTCAAAGGCTATGTCAACACAGCAGATTAAATCAAGACAAGTTGGACAACCTTCTAAATCTAAACAACTGCAAAATTCATCAACTCAATCAGAAAACTTTTCCTTTGAGCCCCCTCCTAAAAAAAGGGGTCGTCCAAAAATGGTCAGGATGGAAGAGACTCCTCAAGATACTAAGTCTCAGAAGTCTTCTACTAAATTCCCTATACTTGAACATGTAAATGTCCCTGATCCAGAGAATGGCCTGAAACTCCCAAAGCCAGCTCCCAAATCACTAGGTCAACCCAAATGTTCCACCTCTgtccagaaaaaaatatctaaatcatTAGACTCAGTATCAGGGAAGAAGAGTGCTGAAGGAAAACTCAAACCCTCCTTGTCTAAGGCTAGAGATGCTCAGATCAGCCGCAAACGAAACAGGTTGATAATGAAGACAATAATCACAAATATCAATAAGATGAGAGTAAAAAAGAAGGATAAGGTACTCACACAGTTCCTTTCAGGGCAAAGCCAAAGTAACAAATCAGATTTTGCTCAGAAAGACAATGAGGGTGATGCAGATTGTTCAGTTTCAGATGGAACGCATTCTTTATCCTCACTTGTTACTTCTTTTGGGGGAAAACTTGGTCCACAGATTAACATCAGCAAACGTGGGACTATCTACATAGGAAAAAGGAGAGGTCGTAAACCTAAAGCTCAAAGAGAAACTTCTGGTCAAGACTCAGAACAAGTTCTGGGTCAAAAGTCTCAGCAAGTCTTGACAGAGTCTTCTAATCAGTTAAACTCCTGGTCCACATCTGGTGAACATAGTCATTCATTTGATGGCCAGTCTCCTTTGCGCAGCTCTtcctattcatttaaaaatcctGATTCCCCTTCACCCAGTCCTAGTTCTTTACGAAGAAAGCTTCCTCTCGGCACTCGTGAATATGATCAACATTCTGCTCCAAAGGTAACCAGTTCCCAAAAGGTTAAAGCAGTGCACGAAGAGAAATCAAAACCTCCTTCCTCCTCACAATCTGCACCATGCCCTTCAGCCACATCCCAGTTAGGCTCTGTAAGGATTCAAGACCACAGAACTACACACCTTGGGCGATCAGTATTGATGGAGCAAGAAAGACTCAAATACAAGTGCCATAGAAAAGGTCATAATTGCATGAGTCATGATAAGATTAGGAgacataaacacaaatgtaaaaagaagTATCTTCAACTTAGGGCCAAAAGGCAAGACCCAGCCTTCCTGGCAGAAATTGAGGAGTTAGTGGTCAGACTTAGTGAGATTCGTATTGTACATCATATCTCATCACGAGGGTGTGGGGATGAAGCTAAATCTGGGAGGAAGAGTGGAAAAGGGAAAGCTCATCCTCATGTTCTTCAGTGTCTACCACAAAACCTTCATCATCCAACCATGTTTCAAATCAACTTCAGTGGTTACTACTCCCCTCAGTCAGAATTTTCTCGTGACTCTCTGCATTATGTCGGAATGGCAGATTTTAAGAGGAACAATGGATGTTCACCTCAACCAGGTGAACATATTGTCACACATTGCCCTGTAGTGCACAAACTTGGCTTCCCGCTGTCAGGAGGCAGTTGTTACCATCCACCATACAAAATGCCACTCTCTACCACTTCGTTTGGTTTTGGACTTTATAGAGGATACCCTCCGTCTGCAACTATATACCCTTCGTCACCCTTTTTACCCTCTTATGTGCACCCCTACTCCAAAAATCCCATTTTAAGCCCATCAAAGTTCCATAAAAGGAAGCACAAGTTTCTGAGACGTGACTCTCTACTTTGTGGCGGGAAACCACAGGGGACGTACACTAATGTAACATCTCATTCCCCTAGTGACTGGTTCAGTAGAAATAGCTGGCAAAGAGAAGACAACAGAGAGCAGGTTAGAGATAAAAGGTTTGTGGATGATGGGcttagagaaagagaaggaaaagaagGTTTGCTAGGACAAAGTAAGCTCAGAAAAGACCATTTCAGAAGGGGTACGCCCTCAAATCCCCCCCGCTCTTCCTCAACACCCTCAAAACaagcagacaaacacaaaacttcACCACTTTCATATATAGGACCTGCACATCTGAGGCCGGTATCAAAAGTTAGATGGGCAGAGCATCAGCAGCCATGGAGGTGGAGAGAAAGCACTCAGGTAGAGCAGGGGAACAGGGTTTTAAACCAAGGAGCTGGATCAGGGTACCAAGAGGACGACGATGAAGGTGATGAAGACCTACCATCACCTCCCCTAGCAGACAGAGCTGGCCACCATCACACTTTCCTGAGGAACCCCAACCTTGCTAGTAGTTCGTACAGTCGAGTGGCAGCTCAAAGGAGGATTGGTGAAGTTCGGTCTGCTTCAAGAAACTTAATGAGACCTGGAAGCTCATTGATGAATGATTGCTCAGCTGGAGGCATAAGAACATCAG AGAGCTTCCAGATTGGCGGTTCACTCTTCTCTGAGCACTTCTCCGCCAGACCCTCTTTTAATGAACGtcaagagagaggaggaaaagagaaaagagccAGCATCAGCAAAACACCCTTTCAGACCAACGATATCAGGCCTTTTTCCTCTTGTACCGCCTCCAAAAACAGCCTTTCTCATTTAAGCGATTCTAAAAATACGACGCAGAACAAAAGTAAACAGAAACATGTCAAAAAGCCTCTTAAGAAAAAGGCTCCCAGAGGTCAAGAGGTCACAGGAAGTGAGGTGAAGAGAAGAGGACGAGGTCGACCGAGAAAAAACCCCACACCATGTTTTTCTCCACCTTTACCTCCCACACCTTTGCATCATGAAGCCACAGATTCTCCTCCCAAACGTAAAAAAGGTGAAAGAGATGACTTCACAGTACTCAGTGAGATTGAATCCATGGCTCAacatgagaaaaagaaaagacggaaagaaagagatgaaacGCGGAGCAGTGAAGCGCAGGTAGATGAAGGAGAAGACACAGGTCTGAGCCAAGAGCCTTCACACAGCGACGCATGCTCACCTTACCAGGATCCATCAGTGTGTgtaaacagccaatcagagaagaGGTCAGACGTGCTAGCTGAAAAGATATATGAGTGGGCGGGGCTTTACTCAAATGTGTATAAAAGCGAGAA CCCCACAGATCTGTCCTCTCCGGTACACACAGACTGTCTTGACTATGATCCTGAAGAACATGAGCATGGTCTACTTCCTGCACCTATACACGTAG gaaaGTATCTGAGGCTGAAACGGATTGACTTTCAGTTGCCCTATGACATATATCAACTGTGTGCAAAGGAAAAG CGTCCAAAAAAGTCACGAAAAACCCCAAGAAAGATGGCCCCACCCA ATGGATCTGTTGATGTAATGTCTCGCACTCAGACCGAAGACGGTTCCTGTAAACATCAGAAGCTCAGTGTGACTCATGACTGCGTTTCTGACAGCCTTAATag GAATGTCAGTCCTAGACCTAATACAGAAGAGATTGGAAAAGAAACGAGTGAAActgaaaacattgaaaataatctTCCCAATCAACCCGACCCTCCAAAACAGCAG GAGAAaggcaatgatgctgaaaatatccCCTCCCCTCTCCTGATGATGCCCTTGTCTTGTGAGGAGAG GAGCTTCGTCTTGGAGCATGGCATTTTTCTGGTGAGAAACTATGAGAaaatgagagacagacaggcatTGCTCCTGAGAGAGGAGGTGACAGAGCGAGAGGAAGAAAACAAAGAAGATAGAGGGAGCTGCCAGAAGGGGGATCAGAAAGGGGATCTCGAAGACACCAGCACTAA